From the genome of Palaemon carinicauda isolate YSFRI2023 chromosome 6, ASM3689809v2, whole genome shotgun sequence, one region includes:
- the LOC137643235 gene encoding titin-like, with product MEENDRITLDEAVSKAAWCHNTNITVKGYAPLQLLTGRAVVVPGITSGNVATESLISESEAIRRHIENQKEVNKKYREIEYVNKPNSKRKFVCFIKLEGGKTIEVDFENEIRDWKYLINEKEEETEVRETKENFELDNIGTYWMKMSNDECLVEEITTYVVEVPKSRHHEPEVINAKEKELENFEYYEAFEEVKDTGQEKIGSRWVITEKERQDGQKTKIKARLVARGFQETEKPKSDSPTALRESFKTFIAVSANEGFELESVDISAAFLQAEKLERDVFVEPPKDVKQEGTIWKLKKPIYGLEDAGKREFVDMIKDLLMKNFTISKVESSEFRFTGIDIVKTREGIEVSMEDYAQSIEEIKEIRKIGNDEPLTKTEYKVFRKYAGKIQWLAENVRPDLAIVGIQRDSSLSDEIPNGVDHLEF from the exons atggaagagAATGATAGAATTACATTAGATGAAGCAGTTTCTAAAGCGGCCTGGTGTCATAATACTAATATAACAGTGAAAGGATATGCCCCATTACAGTTGCTCACTGGGAGAGCTGTAGTAGTTCCTGGTATAACAAGTGGAAATGTAGCCACCGAATCTTTAATCTCTGAGTCAGAAGCAATCAGAagacatattgaaaatcaaaaagaagtgaataagaagtatagagaaattgagtatg tgaacaaacctaactcaaagcgcaaattcgtgtgcttcataaaactagagggaggtaaaacaattgaagttgacttcgaaaatgaaataagggactggaaatatcttattaatgaaaaagaagaagaaaccgaagtacgagagaccaaggaaaattttgaactagataacattggtacttactggatgaaaatgtcaaatgacgagtgtttggtagaggaaataaccacatatgtggtagaagttccaaagagtcgtcatcatgaacctgaagttataaacgctaaagaaaaagaacttgaaaattttgagtattatgaagcatttgaagaagtaaaagatacaggacaggagaaaattggttcaaggtgggttataactgaaaaagagagacaagatgggcagaagaccaaaataaaagcaaggttagttgctagaggattccaggaaactgagaaaccaaaatcagattccccaaccgccttgagagagtctttcaagactttcatcgcagtatcggctaatgaaggatttgaactggagagcgtcgacatttccgcagctttcttacaggccgaaaaactggagcgtgatgtgtttgttgaaccacccaaagatgtaaaacaggaaggaaccatttggaaactgaaaaagccaatctatgggcttgaagacgcag gaaaaagagaatttgtggatatgatcaaggatcttttaatgaaaaatttcacgatttcaaaggtggagtcatctgaattcagatttacagggattgatatagttaaaacaagagaaggaatagaagtaagcatggaggattatgcccaatccattgaggaaatcaaagaaataaggaaaattggaaatgacgaaccTCTGACAAAAACCGAATATAAAGTTTTCAGGAAGTATGCAGGAAAAATCCAGTGGTTGGCGGAAAATGTCCGACCCGACTTGGCTATTGTAGG